One Streptomyces mobaraensis NBRC 13819 = DSM 40847 DNA segment encodes these proteins:
- a CDS encoding potassium channel family protein, protein MPNPSSSAPRNRMTGGNHAHSPEPPAVPDHRRGGGLLLKSLWRRTRAEAEDAEAGRSVVLPVQRVTAPLQQVLRRLVMALLVLVVTTFVVWLDSDGYHDNADGPVGFVDAAYYATVTLSTTGYGDITPVSDAARLTNIFVVTPLRVLFLIILVGTTLEVLTERTRHQVRIHRWRSRMRDHTVVIGYGTKGRHTIETLVGQGRPKDRIVVVDPQKKAVDAAACDGIVGVVGDGTRSDTLLRAELQNASHVVITTERDDTAALVTLTARQLNKRATIVVAVREDENVPLLRQSGANTVVTSSSSAGRMLGMSMVSPYVGTVLEDLLTYGTGLDVVERPITKAEAGRSPRDCADLVVAVVRGHRLLNFTDPEATPLHLTDRVITIRQASGAAE, encoded by the coding sequence GTGCCGAACCCCTCGTCCTCCGCGCCCCGGAACCGGATGACCGGCGGCAACCACGCCCACTCCCCGGAGCCCCCGGCCGTCCCCGACCACCGCAGGGGCGGCGGGCTGCTCCTCAAGTCGCTCTGGCGCCGCACCCGCGCGGAGGCCGAGGACGCGGAGGCGGGCCGGTCCGTCGTCCTGCCCGTCCAGCGGGTGACCGCACCGCTGCAACAGGTGCTGCGGCGCCTGGTGATGGCGCTGCTGGTGCTGGTGGTGACGACGTTCGTGGTGTGGCTGGACAGCGACGGCTACCACGACAACGCGGACGGCCCGGTCGGCTTCGTCGACGCCGCGTACTACGCGACCGTCACCCTCTCGACCACCGGCTACGGCGACATCACGCCGGTGAGCGACGCCGCGCGGCTGACGAACATCTTCGTCGTCACCCCGCTGCGCGTGCTGTTCCTGATCATCCTGGTCGGCACCACGCTGGAAGTGCTGACCGAGCGGACGCGCCACCAGGTCCGCATACACCGTTGGAGGTCCCGGATGCGCGACCACACCGTCGTCATCGGCTACGGCACCAAGGGCCGGCACACCATCGAGACGCTGGTCGGCCAGGGCCGCCCGAAGGACAGGATCGTCGTCGTCGACCCGCAGAAGAAGGCCGTCGACGCCGCCGCCTGCGACGGAATCGTGGGCGTGGTCGGCGACGGCACCCGCTCCGACACCCTCCTGCGCGCCGAACTCCAGAACGCCTCCCACGTGGTGATCACCACGGAACGCGACGACACCGCCGCCCTCGTCACCCTGACGGCACGTCAGCTCAACAAGCGGGCCACGATCGTCGTCGCCGTCCGCGAGGACGAGAACGTGCCGCTGCTACGGCAGAGCGGCGCGAACACCGTGGTGACGAGCTCCAGTTCGGCGGGCCGCATGCTCGGTATGTCGATGGTCAGCCCCTACGTGGGCACCGTGCTGGAGGACCTGCTGACCTACGGCACCGGCCTGGATGTCGTCGAACGCCCGATCACCAAGGCGGAGGCGGGCCGCTCCCCCCGCGACTGCGCCGATCTCGTCGTCGCCGTGGTCCGCGGCCACCGCCTCCTCAACTTCACCGACCCCGAGGCGACCCCCCTTCACCTCACCGACCGCGTCATCACCATCCGGCAGGCGTCGGGGGCGGCCGAGTAG
- a CDS encoding Uma2 family endonuclease — protein sequence MTPVPAARPLLGVEEFEELARSAPETVRLEFINGRIEVKPVPDGDHREIVMWLQDVCRDRRPDMRLYAEASLKVENYRKGRAIADAALAPRKHFAGHGDWSDPKGVLMVVEVTSDDADTNRRDRMEKPVGYASAGIPVYLLVDRERRMVTVYSDPQDGTYLSSVSRPYGAPVSLPEPVDFTLETEELKDFAD from the coding sequence ATGACCCCGGTCCCCGCCGCACGTCCCCTGCTCGGTGTCGAGGAGTTCGAGGAACTGGCCCGATCGGCGCCCGAGACCGTGCGCCTGGAGTTCATCAACGGAAGGATCGAGGTCAAGCCGGTGCCGGACGGGGACCACCGCGAGATCGTGATGTGGCTGCAGGACGTCTGCCGGGACCGGCGACCGGACATGCGCCTCTACGCCGAGGCGAGTCTGAAGGTGGAGAATTACCGGAAAGGCCGTGCCATCGCCGACGCCGCCCTCGCGCCCCGCAAGCACTTCGCCGGGCACGGGGACTGGTCGGACCCGAAGGGCGTGCTCATGGTGGTCGAGGTGACCTCCGACGACGCGGACACCAACCGGCGCGACCGGATGGAGAAGCCCGTCGGCTACGCGTCCGCGGGCATTCCCGTCTACCTCCTCGTCGATCGTGAGCGCCGCATGGTGACCGTGTACTCGGACCCCCAGGACGGCACGTACCTCAGCTCGGTCTCCCGGCCGTACGGCGCGCCCGTCAGCCTCCCCGAACCGGTGGACTTCACCCTGGAGACCGAGGAGTTGAAGGACTTCGCCGACTGA
- a CDS encoding HAD domain-containing protein has translation MDALPPLLFLDVDGPLIPFGATSRQLPGGYPTYRSPWLPSESPDAGGNPLIARVDPALGPRLAALPCRLVWATTWMSDANDCLSPWLGLPPLPVVFWPDPEDEPDPADEPDAPVGPWRRGGIHWKTRALVEWADGRPFAWVDDEIGPADDHWVRAHHPADALLHRVDPVRGLTDGDFITLDAWLRSVGGA, from the coding sequence ATGGACGCACTCCCGCCGCTCCTCTTCCTCGACGTCGACGGGCCCCTCATCCCCTTCGGCGCGACGAGCCGGCAACTCCCGGGCGGCTACCCGACGTACCGGAGCCCCTGGCTCCCCTCCGAGTCGCCGGACGCCGGGGGCAACCCGCTGATCGCCAGGGTCGATCCCGCCCTCGGCCCCCGGCTCGCGGCCCTGCCCTGCCGGCTGGTGTGGGCGACGACGTGGATGTCCGACGCCAACGACTGCCTCTCCCCCTGGCTCGGCCTGCCCCCGCTCCCCGTCGTGTTCTGGCCCGACCCGGAGGACGAGCCCGATCCGGCGGACGAACCCGACGCACCGGTCGGGCCCTGGCGGCGGGGCGGCATCCACTGGAAGACCCGGGCCCTCGTCGAGTGGGCGGACGGACGCCCGTTCGCCTGGGTCGACGACGAGATCGGCCCCGCCGACGACCACTGGGTCCGCGCCCACCACCCCGCGGACGCCCTCCTCCACCGGGTCGATCCCGTAAGGGGCCTCACCGACGGGGACTTCATCACCCTCGACGCGTGGCTGCGGAGCGTCGGCGGGGCGTAG
- a CDS encoding molybdopterin molybdotransferase MoeA, producing MTAGADVKGGADGKPGADADAARGTTAASEHEPRRHPDHSRPPTATPRRPMPWAMAGGVAAGAAEPLPALTSPLADAVGRTLAVPLTALTDLPSFDTSAMDGWAVAGPGPWRLPEDADQGIVAGQAGDDALRDGHAVPIATGARIPAGATAVLRSEHGRTSGNELHTTRRTAQGQDIRPRGQECRRDDELLPAGTLITPAVLGLAAAAGHDELPVTARPRVLIVVLGDELVHEGLPQDGRIRDALGPMLAPWLRALGAEAIDTVRLGDDADALHDALAATDADLVITTGGTASGPRDHVHPTLRRLDAELLVDGVAVRPGHPMLLARLTPERHLVGLPGNPLAAVAGLLTLAEPLLRGLSGRAAPSLRRAALSGPVPSHPTDTRLVPVVLRGGDGARPLRFHGPAMLRGLAAADAIAVIPPGGSTARGRVALLDLPWTATGGGVG from the coding sequence GTGACCGCCGGCGCAGACGTGAAGGGCGGCGCAGACGGGAAGCCCGGCGCCGACGCGGACGCCGCCCGCGGAACGACGGCCGCGAGCGAGCACGAACCCCGTCGGCACCCCGACCACAGCCGCCCCCCGACGGCGACCCCGCGCCGTCCCATGCCCTGGGCCATGGCCGGTGGCGTCGCGGCCGGGGCCGCCGAGCCCCTGCCCGCCCTGACCAGCCCTCTGGCGGACGCGGTCGGCCGGACGCTCGCCGTGCCGCTCACCGCGCTGACGGACCTGCCGTCGTTCGACACCTCGGCGATGGACGGCTGGGCGGTCGCCGGCCCGGGTCCCTGGCGCCTGCCGGAGGACGCGGACCAGGGCATCGTCGCGGGCCAGGCCGGTGACGACGCGCTGCGCGACGGACACGCCGTACCGATCGCGACGGGCGCCCGCATACCGGCCGGAGCCACGGCCGTACTGCGCTCCGAACACGGCCGGACCAGCGGGAACGAACTGCACACGACCCGCCGCACCGCCCAGGGCCAGGACATCCGCCCGCGCGGCCAGGAGTGTCGCCGCGACGACGAACTGCTGCCCGCGGGCACCCTGATCACCCCGGCCGTCCTCGGCCTCGCCGCCGCCGCGGGCCACGACGAGCTGCCCGTGACCGCCCGGCCGCGCGTGCTGATCGTCGTCCTGGGGGACGAACTCGTCCACGAGGGGCTGCCGCAGGACGGCCGCATCAGGGACGCGCTCGGGCCGATGCTCGCGCCCTGGCTGCGTGCGCTGGGGGCCGAGGCGATCGACACTGTGCGCCTGGGCGACGACGCCGACGCGCTGCACGACGCGCTCGCCGCGACCGACGCCGACCTGGTGATCACCACCGGCGGTACGGCGTCCGGCCCGCGTGACCATGTGCACCCCACCCTGCGCCGCCTCGACGCGGAACTGCTGGTCGACGGCGTCGCCGTCCGCCCCGGGCACCCCATGCTGCTCGCCCGCCTCACCCCCGAGCGGCATCTCGTCGGCCTGCCCGGCAACCCGCTGGCGGCGGTCGCGGGCCTGCTCACCCTCGCCGAGCCCCTGCTGCGCGGCCTCTCCGGGCGCGCCGCGCCGTCCCTCCGCCGCGCGGCGCTCTCCGGTCCCGTCCCGAGCCACCCGACCGACACCCGCCTGGTGCCGGTGGTCCTGCGCGGCGGCGACGGGGCGCGCCCGTTGCGCTTCCACGGCCCGGCGATGCTGCGCGGGCTGGCCGCGGCCGACGCCATCGCGGTCATCCCGCCGGGCGGGAGCACGGCGCGGGGCCGGGTGGCCCTGCTCGACCTGCCGTGGACGGCCACCGGCGGCGGCGTCGGCTGA
- a CDS encoding NTP transferase domain-containing protein, translated as MTDTVFDAVVLAGGAARRLGGADKPGLRVGGRALLDRVLGACAGARTTVVVGPRRATVRPVTWTREQPPGGGPLAALSAGLRHTSAEIVLALSADLPFLDAGTVRALVAAAPDGAEGALLTDADGRDQPLVAAYRAEPVRRELALLAAEHGTLTGLPVRLLTQGLELRRLPRPEASFDCDTWDDIGAARARIRDDGAVLDEWIAAVKAELGVELDVDRTLLLDVARDAAHGVARPAAPLTTFLVGYAAALRGGGPEAVAQAAREAAALAERWAAEQDGSPAGTPAGPPS; from the coding sequence GTGACGGACACGGTTTTCGACGCGGTCGTACTCGCCGGAGGGGCCGCCCGGCGGCTGGGCGGGGCGGACAAACCCGGTCTGCGGGTCGGCGGGCGCGCCCTGCTCGACCGGGTGCTCGGGGCGTGCGCCGGCGCCCGTACCACCGTGGTCGTCGGACCGCGCCGGGCCACGGTCCGGCCGGTCACCTGGACCCGCGAACAGCCGCCCGGCGGCGGCCCGCTGGCCGCCCTGTCCGCCGGGCTGCGCCACACCTCGGCGGAGATCGTCCTCGCCCTCTCCGCCGACCTGCCCTTCCTCGACGCGGGAACGGTACGGGCCCTGGTGGCGGCCGCGCCGGACGGTGCGGAAGGGGCGCTGCTCACCGACGCCGACGGGCGCGACCAGCCCCTCGTCGCCGCGTACCGCGCGGAACCGGTCCGCCGGGAACTGGCCCTGCTGGCGGCCGAGCACGGGACCCTTACGGGGCTTCCCGTACGGCTGCTCACCCAGGGGCTGGAGCTGAGGCGGCTGCCCCGCCCCGAAGCGTCGTTCGACTGCGACACCTGGGACGACATCGGCGCGGCCCGCGCCAGGATCAGGGACGATGGGGCCGTGCTGGATGAATGGATCGCCGCGGTCAAGGCCGAACTCGGCGTGGAACTCGACGTCGACAGAACGCTCCTGCTCGACGTGGCCCGTGACGCCGCGCACGGCGTGGCCCGCCCCGCCGCCCCCCTGACCACCTTCCTCGTCGGCTACGCGGCCGCCCTGCGCGGCGGCGGCCCCGAAGCGGTCGCGCAGGCCGCCCGCGAGGCCGCCGCCCTGGCCGAACGGTGGGCCGCCGAGCAGGACGGCTCCCCGGCCGGCACCCCCGCGGGACCTCCCTCATGA
- a CDS encoding dihydrolipoamide acetyltransferase family protein, whose product MAVVKEFALPDLGEGLTEAQVVRWLVDVGDVVAVDQPVVEVETAKAMVEVPCPYGGVVTARFGEEGSELPVGAALLTVAVGEPTDGAGQGTGQGSQEGDEGSGNVLVGYGTQAPAARRARIRPPGRRAPEPADGARDGVRADGVVLDGRAAPTEAPATVAVISPLVRRLARERGVDLASLRGTGPEGLILRADVERATAPAPVPVPAPERAAGERVPLRGLRGTVADKLSRSRREIPDATCWVDADATELLAARRAMNDGPGRTKISLLALLARVCTAALAEFPELNATVDTEAREIVRLPAVHLGFAAQTERGLVVPVVKDAHTRGTASLHEEITRLTEAAREGRLSPAELTGGTFTLNNYGVFGVDGSTPIINHPEAAMLGVGRIVPKPWVHEGELAVRHVVQLSFTFDHRVCDGGTAGGFLRYVADCVERPALLLRSL is encoded by the coding sequence ATGGCCGTCGTGAAGGAGTTCGCGCTGCCCGACCTCGGCGAGGGGCTCACCGAGGCGCAGGTGGTCCGCTGGCTCGTGGACGTCGGTGACGTCGTGGCCGTGGACCAGCCGGTCGTGGAGGTGGAGACGGCCAAGGCGATGGTCGAGGTGCCCTGCCCCTACGGGGGTGTCGTCACGGCGCGCTTCGGCGAGGAGGGTTCGGAACTGCCCGTGGGCGCCGCCTTGTTGACGGTGGCGGTGGGGGAGCCGACCGACGGGGCCGGACAGGGGACGGGTCAGGGGAGCCAGGAGGGTGACGAGGGGTCGGGGAACGTCCTCGTCGGATACGGGACCCAGGCGCCGGCCGCCCGCCGGGCGCGGATCCGGCCCCCGGGCCGCCGCGCGCCGGAGCCGGCGGACGGGGCGAGGGACGGGGTGCGAGCGGACGGCGTGGTCCTCGACGGCCGCGCCGCCCCGACGGAGGCGCCGGCGACCGTGGCCGTCATATCGCCGCTCGTACGACGGCTGGCCCGGGAGCGCGGGGTGGACCTCGCGAGCCTGCGCGGCACCGGGCCCGAGGGGCTCATCCTGCGCGCGGACGTCGAACGCGCCACCGCCCCGGCGCCCGTACCGGTTCCGGCGCCCGAGCGCGCTGCCGGTGAGCGCGTCCCCCTGCGCGGGCTGCGCGGGACCGTCGCCGACAAGCTGAGCCGCAGTCGGCGCGAGATCCCGGACGCCACCTGCTGGGTGGACGCCGACGCCACCGAACTGCTCGCCGCCCGCCGGGCCATGAACGACGGACCCGGCCGCACGAAGATCTCCCTGCTCGCCCTCCTGGCCCGCGTCTGCACGGCCGCGCTCGCCGAGTTCCCGGAGCTCAACGCGACGGTGGACACCGAGGCCCGGGAGATCGTCCGGCTGCCGGCCGTGCACCTGGGGTTCGCCGCCCAGACCGAACGCGGCCTGGTCGTCCCGGTCGTCAAGGACGCGCACACGCGCGGCACGGCCTCCCTCCACGAGGAGATCACCCGCCTCACCGAGGCCGCCCGCGAGGGCAGGCTGAGCCCGGCCGAGCTGACCGGCGGCACGTTCACCCTCAACAACTACGGGGTCTTCGGCGTCGACGGCTCCACGCCGATCATCAACCACCCCGAGGCGGCCATGCTGGGCGTCGGCCGGATCGTCCCCAAACCCTGGGTGCACGAGGGCGAACTGGCCGTGCGCCACGTGGTCCAGCTCTCCTTCACCTTCGACCACCGGGTGTGCGACGGCGGTACGGCCGGCGGGTTCCTCCGGTACGTCGCCGACTGCGTGGAGCGGCCCGCCCTGCTCCTCCGCTCGCTCTGA